One region of Flavobacterium pisciphilum genomic DNA includes:
- a CDS encoding sodium/sugar symporter, whose protein sequence is MNQNLALADYIVFIIYFIVVSTYGYTIYRKRKKDEKDAKAYFLAEGNLTWWAIGASLIASNISAEQFIGMSGEGFFLGIAVAAYEWVAAITLIIVAVWFIPVYLKNKIYTMPQFLKTRYNESTALIMAVFWLFLYVFVNLTSILYLGAVAINGLAGGEYLHVIMVGLALFALIISLGGMKVVAYTDVIQVAVLIIGGLVTSYIALTTVGQYFGVGQNAIAGFKVLMQEAPEHFKMIIPKPTATSSQLEIDKYLTFPGLLSYVAGIWIINLNYWGCNQYITQRALGADLQTARTGILFAGFLKLLMPVIVMLPGIAAYVLYQNGHLPQLVGGKDGAYSAVLTFLPTGLKGLSVAALTAAIVASLAGKVNSISTIYTLDIHKKYIQKEAGEKQQVNIGRIAVFAAMLLAVLFTWNDILGIGGVGGFTYIQKYTGFISPGVFAMFILGMFWKRTTGTAAIVGVILGFVLSVLFNEYAPMLFGNDTLLYTAYPNGKGAYEIPFHICMGLSFFFTTLAMVLVSFAGPKVNPKAFELDTSMFKLKPQTTVLIVITLLIIASLYVKFW, encoded by the coding sequence ATGAACCAAAACCTTGCCCTCGCCGATTATATTGTTTTTATCATCTACTTTATTGTAGTCTCAACTTACGGTTACACCATATACCGAAAACGTAAAAAAGATGAAAAAGACGCCAAGGCTTATTTTCTTGCTGAAGGAAATTTAACTTGGTGGGCAATTGGTGCGTCATTAATCGCATCTAACATTTCTGCTGAACAATTTATTGGAATGAGTGGCGAAGGTTTCTTTTTAGGAATTGCTGTAGCAGCCTACGAATGGGTAGCTGCTATAACTCTAATAATAGTTGCCGTATGGTTTATTCCCGTTTATCTTAAAAACAAGATATACACAATGCCTCAATTTTTAAAAACACGTTATAACGAATCGACTGCTTTGATTATGGCCGTTTTTTGGTTGTTTTTATATGTTTTTGTAAACCTTACTTCGATTTTATACTTAGGGGCAGTAGCTATTAACGGATTAGCAGGTGGAGAATACCTCCATGTCATTATGGTAGGATTAGCTCTTTTTGCTTTAATAATTTCATTAGGCGGAATGAAAGTAGTTGCTTATACTGATGTTATTCAAGTAGCCGTATTAATCATCGGTGGATTAGTTACCTCTTATATTGCTTTAACAACTGTCGGGCAGTATTTCGGTGTGGGTCAAAATGCAATTGCAGGTTTTAAAGTATTAATGCAAGAAGCCCCAGAACATTTTAAAATGATTATCCCAAAACCAACCGCAACTTCTTCGCAACTAGAAATAGATAAGTATTTAACTTTTCCAGGTTTATTATCTTATGTTGCCGGTATCTGGATTATCAACCTTAACTATTGGGGATGCAACCAATACATCACTCAAAGAGCCCTAGGCGCCGATTTACAAACTGCTCGTACAGGTATTTTATTTGCTGGTTTCTTAAAATTATTAATGCCTGTAATTGTTATGTTACCCGGTATCGCAGCGTATGTTTTATATCAAAATGGGCATTTACCTCAACTTGTTGGAGGAAAAGACGGAGCCTACTCTGCAGTATTAACTTTTTTACCAACAGGATTAAAAGGTCTTTCGGTAGCTGCCTTAACTGCAGCAATTGTGGCCTCTCTAGCTGGTAAAGTAAACAGTATTTCGACTATTTATACGTTAGACATTCATAAAAAATACATCCAAAAAGAAGCTGGTGAAAAACAACAAGTAAACATTGGTCGAATCGCTGTTTTTGCTGCAATGCTCCTAGCTGTTTTATTTACTTGGAATGATATTTTAGGAATTGGCGGTGTCGGTGGATTTACATACATTCAAAAATATACTGGTTTTATTAGCCCAGGAGTTTTTGCCATGTTTATTCTTGGAATGTTCTGGAAGAGAACCACTGGAACTGCAGCTATTGTAGGTGTGATTTTAGGTTTTGTATTATCTGTTTTGTTTAATGAATATGCCCCAATGTTATTTGGCAACGACACCTTATTATACACTGCATATCCAAATGGAAAAGGAGCATATGAGATTCCGTTCCATATTTGCATGGGATTATCTTTCTTCTTTACAACACTTGCTATGGTTCTTGTAAGTTTTGCTGGTCCGAAAGTAAATCCAAAAGCTTTCGAATTAGATACCTCTATGTTTAAATTAAAACCACAAACAACAGTATTGATTGTAATTACTTTATTGATAATCGCATCTCTTTATGTGAAATTCTGGTAA